The DNA segment CGACAGCGGTCAGTAGTGCAGGCGCGCCTGCAGGATCACGATGTGGTCGTCGGTGACGAGATACACGAGCCGGTGGACGTCGTCGATGCGGCGTGACCACGCCCCGGAGAGGATGTGCTTGAGCGGTTCCGGCTTGCCGATGCCAGCGAACGGGTCGCGCTGGACGTCGGCGATGAGCTGGTTGAGGCGCTTGAGCGTCTTGCGGTCCTGGGTCTGCCAGTACACGTAGTCGTCCCACCCGTCCGGGTCGAAGGCGACGGTGCGGCTCATGGTCGAACCGTTCTAGTCGTCGGTGAGCGTGCGCTGCTCGAACTCTCCACGCCTCGCGCGCTCAATCGCGGCGAGCAGGCGCTCGGCGTTCGCGGGGTTGCGCAGAAGGTACGCGGTCTCGGTCATGGCGTCGTAGTCGGCCTTCGACAGGATGACCGCGTTGCCGTGCTTCGAGACGACCTCGACCGCGCTGTGGTCGTCGTTGACCTGCTGGATGATGCCGAAGAGCGTCTTGCGCGCTTCGGTGGCGCTGATCGCGGTCACGGGCACCTCCTGGGTGGTACCGGATACTGTACCACTAGTGATGAGCCATGTGTGAGAGGGTCATCGTCAATGATTCGAGAGGGGAGGGTGGGTGGAACAGCCATGGTTCGATGAGGCGACGGGTCGGGTCGACGTCGAGGCGTTCGAGCGTTTCATGGAAAAGGGTCGGCTCGAAGGCCTCGGATTCGTTCCAGGCCCGCTCGTGTCAGCGCACGCTCTCAGGGTCGAGCGGCAGAAACGTCGACCGACACGGACCCTCGTGCAGTTCGTCCTCGACTGCGACCGTGACGGTCCTTCAGCCGTGGGTGATCTCACGAGTGTCGATGACTACCCGTTCGAGGCGCGAAGCGAGACCCGCGCCCCGGTGGTTTACCGATCGACCAACCCCGCCCACCGGATGCTCCACGGAGCCGTTGACTTTCGCTTCGACGATGTTGATGGCACACGAGCAATCTCACCTGCTGAGATTCAGGCGCTGATCCACGCCCCGCGGGCCACGCCATGCTGGGCGCCCTTCGCGCTTGAGGCTCACCATGATGACGCGCCTCCGGGAATCGCGGCGTACTCTCTGCTTGTTGAGCGCGTGGGCCGCACCTTCTCGCAGGAGCTCTACTACTTCTTGGCTCGCGGACACGACGACGCCCTTGCTGTGTCGTTCACGGTCGGGCAGGACGATCCCGCAGTCGACGGTGAGGCGGAGGTCCGCCGACTTCTCTACTTCACCGGCTTCACCGGACCATGGCACGGCCAAGTGCTCTTCGAGCACGCCGTGATTGACGCGAGCGAGCCCGCACGCTGACGAGGCTCAGCGGTAGGCGCGGCGGTACTGCGGCGGCGTGCCGACGGGCACTCCGTCGACCTCGACGCCGAGGGCGCGAGCGAAGCGCAGGGCCGCGTGCGGGTCGCGCATGAACTCGCGGCCCATCATGACGGCGTCGGCACGGCCGGAGGCGACGATCTCCTCGGCCTGGGCGGGCTCGGTGATGAGCCCGACCGCGTTGACGAGCACGTCGCCCTCGCGGCTCACCGTCTCGGCGAAGGGCACCTGGTAGCCGGGGCCCACCTCGATGCGCGCGCGCACGAGACCACCCGAGGAGATGTCGAACAGGTCGGCCCCCGCATCCTGCGCCCAGGCGGCGACGATGGCGGTGTCGTGCTCGTTCCACCCCGCCAGGCCCGAGTCGGCGAGGTCGTGCGCGGCGAGCCAGTCGTCGTCGACCCAGTCGCTCGCCGAGAACCGCACGAGGATCGGCACGTCGACGGCGGCGCGCACCGCGCGCACGATGTCGAGCAGCAGGCGGGCGCGGTTCTCGAGGCTGCCGCCCCACTCGTCGTCGCGGCGGTTCGACAGCGGCGAGAGGAACTGGTGCAGCAGATAGCCGTGGGCGGCGTGGATCTCGACCAGGTCGAAGCCCGCCTCGACGCTACGGCGCGCGGCAGTCGCGAACGCCGTCACGAGGTCGTGGATGCCCTGCGCATCGAGCGCGACCGGCTCGGCGTACCCCTCGAACGCGATCGCCGAGGCCGACACGGTCTGCCAGCCGCCGAGCTCGACGGGCACCGTGCCCGAGCCGGAGGCGCCGGTGCTCATCGCGCCCCACTCGGGGTAGACGGAGGCCTTGCGCCCGGCGTGCGCCAGCTGGATGCCCGCGGCCGCGCCCTGCGTGTGGATGAAGTCGGTGACGCGGCGCCAGGCGGCGACCTGCGCGTCGTTCCAGATGCCGGTGTCGTGCGGGCTGATGCGCCCCTCTGGGACGACCGCGGTCGCCTCGGCGACGACGAGGCCCGCACCGCCGCGGGCGAACGAGCCGAGATGCACGAGGTGCCAGTCGGTCGGCACGCCGTCCTGCTCGACGACCGTGTACTGGCACAGCGGGGACACCCAGAGGCGGTTGCGCAGGGTCAGCTCACCGGGCAGCGCGGGGCGGAGGGTCAGGGGGGAGAACAGTGCGGAGGTCACGCTGAGAGTCAAGCCGATGCGGCCGGGGTGTATTCCGGGCAGCGTCTTCCGGGCGCTGTGTTCCGGGCGGCGGATGCGCTCCGCGGGCCGCGGGACCCTCCCGGCCCGCGCGGCCGGTCGGTAGGGTGACCGCGTGAGCGACGAGCGCGAGCTGACCCCGGCTGAGGCCGCCGCCCTCGTGCGCGTGCCGACGCCCGACCACGCCAAGTACGCGCGGGGCGTGCTCGGCATGCTGACCGGCTCGAGCCGGTATCCGGGCGCCGCGGTGCTCGGAGTCGAAGCCGCGCTGCGCACCGGCGTGGGCATGGTGCGGTACCTCGGGCCCGCGCGGGCTGCCGACCTCGTGCTGCAGCGCCGCCCCGAGGCCGTCACGGCGCCGGGCCGCGTGCAGGCGTGGGTCATCGGGTCGGGCATGGGCCTGCTCAGTGCGGCCGCCGACGGGGAGATCGAGGAGGCCCCCGAGCCGGAGACCGCCGAGCGGGTGCGGGGGGCGCTCGCGAGCGGGCATCCGCTGATCATCGACGCCGGGGCGATCGCGCCGACCGTGCTCGCCGCCGCGCGCGGACCGGTCATCATCACCCCACACGCGGGCGAGCTCGCGCGCCTCTCGGGGGTCGACGTCGCCGCCGTGCGCGCCGACCCGGGCGCCGCGGCGCGGGCGGCGGCCGCGCGCTTCGGCGTCGCCGTGCTGCTCAAGGGCCACACCACGCGCGTCGTCGCGCCCGGCGGGCCGATGCTCGTCGCGCGGCAGGCTCCCACGTGGCTTGCGACCGCGGGGGCGGGGGATGCTCTCGCGGGCATCCTCGGAGCCCTCACCGCGACGCACGCCGCCGCCACACTCGCCGGCCAACCCGTCGATCTGCCGCAGCTCGCCCGCCTGGGCGCGGCGGCCGCCGTGCTGCACGGACTCGCCGCCGCGCGCGCGTCGGCGGGCGGCCCGCTCACCGTGCTCGACCTGTGCGCGGCGCTGCCCGCGACCGTCGCGGCGCTGCTCGACGCCGCCGACCGCTGAGCCGCCAGTACCCTCGAGGTATGGCCGCGCCCGCTGACACGTTGCTTCGTGCCCGGCGCCTCGCGACCGTCGTCGGCGGCAGCGCGATCACCCTCTGGCTGGTATTCGGCGCCGTGCACCTCTGGCTCGGCTACCTCAACCTGTACGGCCCCGGCCTGCCGATGGGTGACGTCACCTACGTCTACCTGTTCTGGGTCGAGCGCGGCCTGCTCGGCAACGAGTGGGTCGGCATCGACACCTCGTGGGTGTACCCGCTGCTGGCCCTCGTGCCGATGCTCGCCGCCTACCTGTTCGGCCCCGCGCTCTACGGCTCGATGTGGCTGACCATCGTGATGATGCTCAACGCGGTCGCCCTCGTCGCCATCATCGGCGTGCAGGAGCGCGCCCGCCACGCCGCCATCGCCTGGTGGTGGATGCTCTTCCTCGTGCTGCTCGGCCCCATCACGCTCGGCCGCATCGACGCCATCACGGTGCCCGTCGCTGTCGTTGCCGTCATGCTCATCGCGCGGCACCCGAAGTGGGGCGGCGCCCTGCTCGCCGTCGGCGCCTGGATCAAGGTGTGGCCCGCCGGGGTGCTGCTCGCCGCGCTCATCGCCCTCCGTGAGCGTGGCGCCGTCATGGCCGCGGCGGTCGGCACCTCGATCGTGGTCGTCGCGGCGGGCATCGCGCTCGGCGGCGCCTCCGCTCTGCTGACGCCGATCACCGAGCAGACCGGCCGCGGCCTGCAGGTCGAGGCGCCGATCTCGACCGTGTGGCTCTGGGCCGCCGCCGCGGGGGAGTGGGCAGGTCGGGTGTACTACGACCAGGGCATCCTGACCTGGCAGGTCGACGGCGCCGGCAGCGCGCAGGCGGCCGCGCTCATGACCCCGCTGCTCGCCCTCGTCGTCGCCGTGATCGCCGCGCTCGGGCTCATCGCCGTGCGCCGAGGCGTCGACGATGTCGTGCTCTTCCCCGTGCTGGCGCTCGCGCTGGTCATGGCGCTCATCAGCGTCAACAAGGTCGGCTCGCCGCAGTTCGCCACCTGGATCGCCGTGCCCATCGTGCTCGGCCTCGCCTGGCAGCGCTGGGGCGGCGTCTCGTTCCGGATTCCGGCCGCCCTCGCGCTCGTTATCGCCGCCCTCACCCAGGTCGTCTACCCGGTGCTGTACGGCACCCTGCTGGCGCTCGAGACGGGCATGCTCGTCGTGCTCACGGCCCGCAACCTGCTCTACCTCGTGCTGCTGGGCTGGGCGGTCGGTCAGCTCGTCGTGCTGTGCTGGCGGCCGGCCCGCGCCGCCGCGCTCGAGCCCGTTCGTGCTCAGGAAGGAGCATCCGCGTGATCGTCGCGTTCTCGGTCGCCCCCTCGGTCAGCTCGTCGTCGGATTCGGTACACGACGCGGTCGCGGCCGCCGTGCGCATCGTGCGCGCCTCGGGCCTGCCCAACCGCACCTCGTCGATGTTCACCGAGATCGAGGGGGAGTGGGACGAGGTGATGGCCGTCGTGAAGGCCGCCACCCTCGCGGTCGCCGAGCACGGCACGCGCGTCTCGCTCGTGCTCAAGGCCGACTACCGCCCCGGCCACACGGGCGAGCTCGACGGCAAGGTGCAGCGGCTCGAGCAGGCGCTCGCCGCCACCGAGGCGGAGGGCACCGCGTGACCGTCTCGACCGCCAGTGTTCCGATCATCGATGAGGCCGCGGCGGCCGCCTACGCCGCGCAGCAGCGCGCGCACGATGAGGCCTACCGACGCGCGCACGGAGGCGCCGACCGGCCGCCGCTGAGCCGCACCCGGGTGTATGCCGCGCTGCTCGCGCTGGCTCTCGGCGGCTTCGGCATCGGCTCGACCGAGTTCGTGGCGATGGGACTGCTGCCCGACATCGCGCGCGATCTGCTGCCCGGTCTCTATGCGAGCAACGCAGAGGAGGCGATCGGCCAGTCGGGCTGGGTCATCACCGCGTACGCCCTCGGCGTCGTCGTCGGCGCACCGATCATCGCCGCACTCGGCGGCCGCATGCCGCGCCGCCGGCTGCTGCTCTGGCTCGCCGCCGGGTTCACCGTCGGCACGATCGCCTCGGCCACCCTGCCGACCTTCGAGCTCGTCATCGCCGCGCGATTCCTTGCCGGCCTGCCGCACGGGGCCTACTTCGGCGTCGCCGCGCTGGTCGCCGCGAGCATGATGGGGCCCGGAAAACGCGGGCAGGGCGTCGCCCTCGTGCTGAGCGGCCTCACGGTCGCGACTGTCATCGGCGTGCCGGTCATCACCGCGGTCGGTCAGGCCGCCGGGTGGCGCGCCGCCTACCTCCTGGTCGCGGCACTGTTCGCGGCGACGTTCGTCGCGGTGCGCATCCTCGTGCCCTGGCAACCCGGCGACGCGAACTCGACCGTCCGTCGCGAGCTCGCGGCCTTCGGCAGTCTGCAGGTCTGGGTGGCGGTCGCCGTCGGCGCGATCGGCTTCGGCGGATTCTTCGCCGTCTACAGCTACATCGCGCCCATGGTGACCGATGCGGCCGGGATGCCCTCCGCGACGGTGCCGTGGGTGCTGGCCGGCATGGGCACGGGCCTGACGATCGGCAACATCATCGGTGGCCGCCTCGCCGACGCAGGCACCTCGCGCGCCATGTTCATCGGCTTCGGCGGCCTGATCGGCGCGATGGTGATCGTCGGTCTCGCCGGTCAGTACCCGGTGGGCCTCGTCGCCGGAACCTTCCTCGTCGGGTTCATGGCGGCGATCCTGTCGCCGGTGATCCAGACGAGGCTTATGGATGTCGCGGGCGACTCGCAGACGCTCGCGGCCGCGCTCAACCACTCGGCGCTGAACGTCGGCAACGCGCTCGGCGCCTTCCTCGGCGGGCTCGTGGTCGCGGCCGGCTGGGGATACCTGACGCCCGCGTGGGTGGGGCTGCTGCTCGCGCTCGGCGGCACCGTGCTCGCGGTGGTGAGCGTCGCGCTCGAGCGCCAGGTCTCTCGGGGTGCTCGAGGGGCGAGTGCGGGGTGACCGTCGCGGGGTGACCGGCGAGGCGGCGCCGGGTGACGCTTAGATTCCGCCGCCCCCGGAGGGAGCATCCACCAGGATGCCGTCGGCGATCGCCTGCTTGCGCAGCGCGACCTTCGTGCCCACGTCGATGCCCGCGATGCGGTACTTCTCGCGGATGCGCTTCAGGTAGCTCTTCGCCGTCTCCTCCGAGATGCCGAGCTGGTAGGCGACCGTCTTCACCGGCTCGCCCGCACCGTAGAGCGCCATCACGCGGCGCTCCTGCGCGCTCAGGCGCGGCGAGCCGCCGATGTCAGCGGCGTTCAGAGCCAGATCGAGCTCGGCCGAGATGAACGACTCGCCGATCCGCGCGGCGCGGATCGCCTCGACGATCATGCCCGCGTCCTCGCTCTTCACCAGGTAGCCCAGGGCTCCGGCGTTGAGGGCCTCGCGCACCACGTTGGGCTCGCTGTAGGTGCTCATGAGCACGACCCGCACGTTCATCGACGTGAGTGTCTGGATCTTGAGCGAGACCGGGATGTTGTCCTTGAGGTCGAGGTCGAGCAGAACGACATCGACGGGGAAGGCCGGGTGCGACAGCAGGTCGGGCCACGACGCGACGGCGGCGACCATGTCGATGTCGTCCGCGGCCTGGCGGATCCACTCGGTGAGGGCGCCCAGGAGCATGCGGTGGTCATCGACCAGGGCCAGGCGGATCAGCGGCTGCGCCATCGCCCCCTCCTTTCACCGCGCGGTGTCGTGCGGAGCTGTCGTCGTCAGTGCTAGTGCGGGCGGGCAGCGTCGGCCGGGTTCTCGACCCGGCACTCGATCTCGATGACGAGGGCGCCGTCCGCCGTGCTGTCACTGTATCGCCCGACCCGGTCCAGAGCCTCCCACACACCGGGGTCGACACGATTACGCCGAAGGCCGCTCACCTCGAGGCGCATCGGCACGAGGAGGCCGCCGGGCCCGCTCGTGCGCTGCGGGTCGATCGGTCCGATCGAGACGGTGACCGCCCGCGCCGTGGCCGTGCCCACCGGGTCGGGGGTGAGCAGCCACAGCGCAGCCAGCAGGGCGTCGCGCTGCACGTCGTCGAGCAGCCCCGCGAGGGTGCCGGGATCGCTCACCGTCACCCGCCGACCCAGGTGCTCCGACTCGGTGATCGCGTGGAAGAGCCAGGTCTCTCGCCGGCCCTCGATGAGGTGCAGCCGCAGCTCGGTCGCGAGAGTGGATGCGCGCGCCGCGTAGTTCTCCGGCAGCGGCAGCGGCGCCTCGCCCGAGGCCACGGCCTCCAGCAGCTGCTCCGCGTCGAGGTCGAGCCGGGCGAGCTCCTCGCTCGCCAGCATGCCGACCGCGAGCCGCGGCGCCGTCACGGTCGACTGAACGAGCACGCGGTCGAGCTCGCGCTTCAGCATCCGCTCGAAGCCCTGCACCAGCAGCACGCCCGCGATGCCCGGGCCGATCGCGAGCGCGACCGTCACGGCCTGCGCGGGGATCGTCACGGGGGTCAGCGGGGTCGTGGCGAGGGTCGCCCCGACGAGCGCGATGCCGAGGAGGGCGGTGGCGATCAGGACCTCCCAGCGCGGGCGCAGGGTGACGATCACGAGCAGTACGAAGCCGGCCGAGACGGAGGCCGTGGCGTACTGCCCCACGTTCGCGAGGGGCGCGATCGCGACGATGTCGAGCCAGACGACCGCTGCGAGCGCGGCAAGGAACACGGCGTACAACCAGTCGGGCAGCCGCTCGCCGCTCGCCGAGATGGTGATGGTCAAGCCCAGGAAGGTGACCATGAGCAGCAGCCAGGCCGCGGCGATCGGGAGGATCGAGGGATAGAGGTCGATGCGCAATAGGAACAGGGCGATGCCGATCATCGATTGCAGGGCGGCGATGATGGCGACGCCGAGGCCGAGGAACCCGGAGCCGAGCGCGGAGGCGTGGGTGGAGGTGGGGGTGCCGCGGCGGGTCGCCGAGCGGTCACCGGCGGGGCGGACGAGGCCGCCGAGGGTGGTCTCGTCGGGCGGGGTGTAGCGGCCGCTCATCGCGGCACCTCTGCGGCGCTGGTCGGTCGGTGCCTCATCGCGGCACCTCCAAGACCACGGTCGTGCCGGCGCCGGGGGTCGAGAAGACGCGGGCGCTGCCGCCGACGTCGTGCAGGCGGGCGACGACCGACTCGGTGAAGCCCAGCCGCTCGGTGCCGACCGCGGCCGGGTCGAAGCCGACGCCGGCATCGGTGACCACGGCGCGGATGACCTCGTCGTTCTGCGTGATCGTCACGTCCGCATCCTCGACGCCCGCGTGCCGGCGCACGTTCTCGAGGCACTCGGCGAGGGCGAGCAGGAAGGCGTCGAGCACGTCGCTCGGCAGGAGCACCTGCCCGGTGCCGTGCCAGCGCACCGACAGTCCCATGCGCAGGAAGCGCTGCTTCACCGACTCGAGGGTCGTGCCGAGCGGCGTCTCGCCGACCGGCTCGAGGCTGTATACGCCCGAGAACCGCGGCATCGGTGTCGAGCCGAGCCGCAGCTGCCGCAGCAGCCGGGCGTCCTCCCCGGCCTGCTGGCGCAGCGCGTCGGCCGAGACGCCCACGCCCGAGTGTGCGAGCAGGGTGAGGGTCGCGAGCACGGTGTCGTGCAGCAGTCGCGCCCCCTGGCGTCGCTGCGCCTCGGTCTCGCTGGCCTGCCGCTCGAGCTGATGAGCGCGCCCGATGTTCTCGTTGCGCCGCACCGCGCGCTGCACGCCGACGGTGACCCACAGCCCGATGATCAGGGTGATCACCCAGCCTGCCAGGGTCGCGATGGC comes from the Microcella frigidaquae genome and includes:
- a CDS encoding MFS transporter, which encodes MSRTRVYAALLALALGGFGIGSTEFVAMGLLPDIARDLLPGLYASNAEEAIGQSGWVITAYALGVVVGAPIIAALGGRMPRRRLLLWLAAGFTVGTIASATLPTFELVIAARFLAGLPHGAYFGVAALVAASMMGPGKRGQGVALVLSGLTVATVIGVPVITAVGQAAGWRAAYLLVAALFAATFVAVRILVPWQPGDANSTVRRELAAFGSLQVWVAVAVGAIGFGGFFAVYSYIAPMVTDAAGMPSATVPWVLAGMGTGLTIGNIIGGRLADAGTSRAMFIGFGGLIGAMVIVGLAGQYPVGLVAGTFLVGFMAAILSPVIQTRLMDVAGDSQTLAAALNHSALNVGNALGAFLGGLVVAAGWGYLTPAWVGLLLALGGTVLAVVSVALERQVSRGARGASAG
- a CDS encoding type II toxin-antitoxin system prevent-host-death family antitoxin — its product is MTAISATEARKTLFGIIQQVNDDHSAVEVVSKHGNAVILSKADYDAMTETAYLLRNPANAERLLAAIERARRGEFEQRTLTDD
- a CDS encoding response regulator; the protein is MAQPLIRLALVDDHRMLLGALTEWIRQAADDIDMVAAVASWPDLLSHPAFPVDVVLLDLDLKDNIPVSLKIQTLTSMNVRVVLMSTYSEPNVVREALNAGALGYLVKSEDAGMIVEAIRAARIGESFISAELDLALNAADIGGSPRLSAQERRVMALYGAGEPVKTVAYQLGISEETAKSYLKRIREKYRIAGIDVGTKVALRKQAIADGILVDAPSGGGGI
- a CDS encoding thiamine-binding protein; translated protein: MIVAFSVAPSVSSSSDSVHDAVAAAVRIVRASGLPNRTSSMFTEIEGEWDEVMAVVKAATLAVAEHGTRVSLVLKADYRPGHTGELDGKVQRLEQALAATEAEGTA
- a CDS encoding ADP-dependent NAD(P)H-hydrate dehydratase; this translates as MSDERELTPAEAAALVRVPTPDHAKYARGVLGMLTGSSRYPGAAVLGVEAALRTGVGMVRYLGPARAADLVLQRRPEAVTAPGRVQAWVIGSGMGLLSAAADGEIEEAPEPETAERVRGALASGHPLIIDAGAIAPTVLAAARGPVIITPHAGELARLSGVDVAAVRADPGAAARAAAARFGVAVLLKGHTTRVVAPGGPMLVARQAPTWLATAGAGDALAGILGALTATHAAATLAGQPVDLPQLARLGAAAAVLHGLAAARASAGGPLTVLDLCAALPATVAALLDAADR
- a CDS encoding NADH:flavin oxidoreductase/NADH oxidase → MTSALFSPLTLRPALPGELTLRNRLWVSPLCQYTVVEQDGVPTDWHLVHLGSFARGGAGLVVAEATAVVPEGRISPHDTGIWNDAQVAAWRRVTDFIHTQGAAAGIQLAHAGRKASVYPEWGAMSTGASGSGTVPVELGGWQTVSASAIAFEGYAEPVALDAQGIHDLVTAFATAARRSVEAGFDLVEIHAAHGYLLHQFLSPLSNRRDDEWGGSLENRARLLLDIVRAVRAAVDVPILVRFSASDWVDDDWLAAHDLADSGLAGWNEHDTAIVAAWAQDAGADLFDISSGGLVRARIEVGPGYQVPFAETVSREGDVLVNAVGLITEPAQAEEIVASGRADAVMMGREFMRDPHAALRFARALGVEVDGVPVGTPPQYRRAYR
- a CDS encoding Txe/YoeB family addiction module toxin, whose translation is MSRTVAFDPDGWDDYVYWQTQDRKTLKRLNQLIADVQRDPFAGIGKPEPLKHILSGAWSRRIDDVHRLVYLVTDDHIVILQARLHY
- a CDS encoding sensor histidine kinase → MELIEKDRRRLLQRAARAFGLSGVALTAFCLALPGVVDADLLPTVLMLLAGQAAALVMVGRSGHLGWVALSIVLGCAVIALAQLPWGQPSSLALATSLAPLGAAGLGGVGLVLSESTGRWVLWAVGTLASSMLVATAGPTSGLISTAAIATLAGWVITLIIGLWVTVGVQRAVRRNENIGRAHQLERQASETEAQRRQGARLLHDTVLATLTLLAHSGVGVSADALRQQAGEDARLLRQLRLGSTPMPRFSGVYSLEPVGETPLGTTLESVKQRFLRMGLSVRWHGTGQVLLPSDVLDAFLLALAECLENVRRHAGVEDADVTITQNDEVIRAVVTDAGVGFDPAAVGTERLGFTESVVARLHDVGGSARVFSTPGAGTTVVLEVPR
- a CDS encoding glycosyltransferase 87 family protein; protein product: MAAPADTLLRARRLATVVGGSAITLWLVFGAVHLWLGYLNLYGPGLPMGDVTYVYLFWVERGLLGNEWVGIDTSWVYPLLALVPMLAAYLFGPALYGSMWLTIVMMLNAVALVAIIGVQERARHAAIAWWWMLFLVLLGPITLGRIDAITVPVAVVAVMLIARHPKWGGALLAVGAWIKVWPAGVLLAALIALRERGAVMAAAVGTSIVVVAAGIALGGASALLTPITEQTGRGLQVEAPISTVWLWAAAAGEWAGRVYYDQGILTWQVDGAGSAQAAALMTPLLALVVAVIAALGLIAVRRGVDDVVLFPVLALALVMALISVNKVGSPQFATWIAVPIVLGLAWQRWGGVSFRIPAALALVIAALTQVVYPVLYGTLLALETGMLVVLTARNLLYLVLLGWAVGQLVVLCWRPARAAALEPVRAQEGASA